CTTCACTAATTACCTTAGAAGCTGACAATGAACAAACTCCAATGTCACTTATTGTCTTTCTTGAATGAAACTGCTGTTGAGAATTTTTGCAATGAGCAATTGCTGCTTGGATTGAGTTCTCTATTTCTGAATATGCACTACTGCTTCTCTTAAAGAAATGCATATCTTGAAATTCATTTGAATTGTTTGAGCTTGAAGCTGATGAGGAGCCAGAAGACGAAGTAAATGAAGAAGAGGAACAAGATTTAGCTGTTGAAAATCTTTTAATAGCTCCTGAAAATGACCTTCTATGTCTACCTTTCAAATCTTGATCAACAACATTTTCTTTGTTCATCCCTTTTGAATATACACCTCTTTGAGTTTTCCCAAATGGCTCTTTTTTCCCTTCTTTGACATTATAACTATGTTCTTTAGCCATTGGTACAGACCCTTTGTCAAAGTTTGCTGAGTACTCATTTGAACAACCAGATTTAGAAAAGAATGACTTGACATAAGCGCGGGAGGATTTAAGTTTTGAACCAAACGAGGAATTTTTAATCAGCTTGAGTTTTCGCGTCCAAGACCTTTTGGAATTTTCATCTACTGGATTAAAGCTATTGACATGATCTTCTGTTGAGTACTCGAATAAGTATTCGTTAGGATTAAGTTCACGACTAACTTGACAGGAATCAGAGGGAGAAATATTGCAAGATTCAAATGGTGTATTATTTGTAGGAGTATTTGTAGTGGTTGTGAATAAAGGTGTACTAAAAGAAGACTCTTCAAATATATCAACTTTTGTAGTTCCATGAACTGATTTAttgggattttgaagaagttTTTCCACCATTTGTTGTGTACCAAAAGGGAGGTGAAGAGGGAGAAGTTTACCATTGTGGAAAAGTTCATCAGCTGGTGAAGTTGTTGTGTCTTTATCAATTGAGTTTGGTAACATTTGGAACTCAAATTCTCTAGCCTGAGATGGGgagtttttgaaatgtgaaaaTATGTTTGAATGTGAACTTACTTCCATGTCTATATAATCTTCTTCTGCATTATCACATGAACGACGAATTTCTTCATATTCcatgtttttttctttctctctttgtgaGTTGGGAAGTGTAAGTTGAGCTTTGAGAGCAAATGCTGAGGAAGAGGACCATTTTAAAGAGGATAGTTGTACaactttttctttaaaaatctGTCCAAATGCCTAATAGTGTTAGGCATATTT
The sequence above is drawn from the Nicotiana tabacum cultivar K326 chromosome 13, ASM71507v2, whole genome shotgun sequence genome and encodes:
- the LOC107804805 gene encoding putative membrane-associated kinase regulator 4, translated to MEYEEIRRSCDNAEEDYIDMEVSSHSNIFSHFKNSPSQAREFEFQMLPNSIDKDTTTSPADELFHNGKLLPLHLPFGTQQMVEKLLQNPNKSVHGTTKVDIFEESSFSTPLFTTTTNTPTNNTPFESCNISPSDSCQVSRELNPNEYLFEYSTEDHVNSFNPVDENSKRSWTRKLKLIKNSSFGSKLKSSRAYVKSFFSKSGCSNEYSANFDKGSVPMAKEHSYNVKEGKKEPFGKTQRGVYSKGMNKENVVDQDLKGRHRRSFSGAIKRFSTAKSCSSSSFTSSSGSSSASSSNNSNEFQDMHFFKRSSSAYSEIENSIQAAIAHCKNSQQQFHSRKTISDIGVCSLSASKVISEEQERPGLCTG